One window from the genome of Epinephelus moara isolate mb chromosome 21, YSFRI_EMoa_1.0, whole genome shotgun sequence encodes:
- the rasal2 gene encoding ras GTPase-activating protein nGAP isoform X5 yields the protein MDFLEVSSERSPRRRSISGLGSSEKSVTVDNPNSSPFKVPGFFSKRLKGSIKRTKSQTKLDRNTSFRLPSLRPADADRSRGLPKLKESTSHESLLSPGSAVEALDLSMEEDVFIKPLHSSILGQEFCFEVTYSGGSKCFSCTSASERDKWMENLRRTIQPNKDNCRRAENLLRLWIIEAKDLPPKKKYFCELCLDDVLYARTTSKTRHDSLFWGEYFDFSSLPAMHSITVHIYRDVDKKKKKDKNNYVGLVNIPVSGVTGRQFVEKWYPVSTPTTSKTKGGGPSIRIKSRFQTISILPMEQYKEFAEFVTNNYTMLCSVLEPVISVKNKEEMACALVHILQSTGRAKDFLTDLVMSEVDRCADHDVLIFRENTLATKAIEEYLKLVGQKYLHDALGEFIKALYESDENCEVDPSRCSSSELAEHQSNLKMCCELAFCKIINSYCVFPRELKEVFASWKQQCVARGHQQDISKRLISASLFLRFLCPAIMSPSLFNLMQEYPDDRTSRTLTLIAKVIQNLANFTKFGNKEEYMAFMNDFLEHEWAGMMRFLSEISNPETLSNTPGFEGYIDLGRELSVLHALLWEVVSQLDKGENSFLQATVAKLGPLPRILGDISRCLAAPTPVQQQLRRFQEHNSAHNISGSLSSGLQRIFEDPADSHSDVRSLQSPVADLMEGYVRGQRPLLAQQHPSVHTSFSDQEERDNLLPNGRSISLVDLQDAQSLHSPAGPPTHHEAPPRLSRVGSQASIGHAPPPVNYPHSNPLTPQPGPHQTKAPPRDGQPQSAPQVRRPLHPSLSQQRSLQPLSFQNPVYHLSNPAHSLSTRSAHSLRQDSSSENLSTESSHNSHSNSDDFGSQVGVKGRVASNSSLDESGSRRSVQSEECSTPRRHAPPDIPPGVATAVAIPRQSTTAGTAHIIKVEQQSRGARTPRSLPHSASLRSSSSANTDPTPTPAHASRQQATCSAENMAPPPRSATKPPQQVASPVEAVAVAMSPVERTAAWVLNNGQYEEEEEEGGERSREEGRNTEKYELEISRLKERLRVSGRRLEEYERRLLAQEQQMQKLLLEYKHRLEDSEERLRRQQEEKDSQMKSIICRLMAVEEELKRDHAEMQAVIEAKQKIIDAQEKRIGSLDAANSRLMAALTQVKERYSTPNLRNGLSPTNPTKLSITENGEFKNSSC from the exons aagTGTCTTCGGAGCGATCTCCAAGGAGGAGGAGTATCTCCGGTCTGGGGAGTTCAGAGAAGAGCGTCACTGTCGACAATCCAAACTCGTCACCTTTCAAAGTGCCG ggTTTCTTCAGTAAACGTCTCAAAGGCTCCATCAAGAGGACGAAGAGTCAGACCAAACTGGACAGAAACACCAGCTTCAGACTGCCCTCGCTCCGGCCCGCAGACGCCGACAG ATCTCGCGGGCTCCCCAAGCTGAAGGAGTCGACCTCCCATGAGTCTTTGCTGAGCCCGGGCAGCGCGGTGGAGGCTCTGGACCTCAGCATGGAGGAGGACGTGTTCATCAAACCTCTGCACAGCAGCATCCTGGGACAGGAGTTCTGCTTCGAG GTGACGTACTCGGGCGGCAGCAAGTGTTTCAGCTGCACTTCGGCCTCAGAGAGAGACAAGTGGATGGAGAACCTGAGGAGAACCATTCAGCCCAACaag GACAACTGTCGGCGGGCGGAGAACCTGCTGCGCCTGTGGATCATTGAAGCCAAAGACCTGCCGCCTAAGAAGAAGTATTTCTGCGAGCTGTGTCTGGACGACGTCCTGTACGCCCGAACCACCAGCAAAACCCGCCACGACAGCCTGTTCTGGGGCGAGTACTTCGACTTCTCCAGCCTGCCCGCCATGCACAGCATCACCGTGCACATCTACCGCGACGtggacaagaagaagaagaaggacaaGAACAACTACGTGGGCTTGGTGAACATCCCCGTATCGGGCGTGACGGGCCGGCAGTTTGTGGAGAAATGGTACCCGGTCAGCACGCCCACCACCAGCAAGACCAAAGGAGGGGGGCCGTCAATCCGCATCAAGTCCCGCTTCCAGACCATCTCCATCCTGCCCATGGAGCAGTACAAGGAGTTCGCCGAGTTCGTCACCAACAACTACACCATGCTGTGCTCGGTGCTGGAGCCCGTCATCAGCGTCAAGAACAAGGAGGAGATGGCCTGCGCGCTCGTCCACATCCTGCAGAGCACCGGGAGGGCAAAG GACTTCCTGACAGACTTGGTGATGTCAGAGGTGGACCGCTGTGCCGACCATGACGTCCTGATCTTCAGGGAGAACACGTTGGCCACCAAAGCCATTGAGGAATATCTGAAGCTGGTGGGACAGAAATACCTGCACGACGCACTCG gTGAGTTCATCAAAGCTCTGTACGAGTCAGATGAGAACTGTGAGGTGGATCCCAGTCGATGCTCCAGCAGTGAGCTGGCCGAACACCAGAGTAACCTGAAGATGTGCTGCGAGCTGGCTTTCTGCAAGATCATCAATTCCTACTG tgtgtttccTCGGGAGCTGAAGGAGGTGTTTGCATCGTGGAAGCAGCAGTGTGTCGCTCGTGGCCACCAGCAGGACATCAGCAAGCGTCTGATCAGCGCCTCGCTGTTCCTGCGCTTCCTCTGCCCCGCCATCATGTCGCCGTCGCTCTTCAACCTGATGCAGGAGTATCCCGACGACCGGACGTCCCGGACGCTTACGCTCATCGCTAAAGTCATCCAGAACCTCGCCAACTTCACCAA GTTTGGAAACAAAGAGGAGTACATGGCCTTTATGAATGACTTCCTGGAGCACGAGTGGGCGGGGATGATGCGTTTCCTGTCAGAGATCTCCAACCCGGAGACGCTGTCCAACACGCCGGGCTTCGAGGGTTACATCGACCTCGGCCGCGAGCTGTCCGTCCTTCACGCTCTGCTGTGGGAGGTTGTCTCTCAGCTGGACAAG GGTGAAAATTCCTTCCTGCAGGCCACCGTAGCAAAGCTGGGCCCCCTGCCGAGGATTCTGGGAGACATCTCTCGCTGCCTGGCTGCACCGACGCCcgtccagcagcagctgaggcGCTTCCAGGAGCACAACTCTGCACACAACATCAGCGGCAGCCTATCGTCAGGGTTACAGCGAATCTTTGAGGACCCCGCAGACAG CCACAGCGATGTCCGCAGCCTGCAGTCTCCAGTGGCTGATCTGATGGAGGGTTACGTTAGAGGtcagcgccccctgctggctcAGCAGCATCCCTCCGTCCACACCAGCTTCTCAGACCAGGAGGAGCGAGACAACCTGCTGCCCAACGGTCGCAGCATCTCTCTGGTGGATCTGCAGGACGCGCAGAGTCTGCACAGCCCCGCGGGGCCGCCAACGCACCACGAGGCCCCGCCCCGCCTCAGCAGGGTGGGCTCCCAGGCCTCCATCGGCCACGCCCCGCCTCCTGTCAACTACCCCCACTCCAACCCTCTCACCCCCCAGCCGGGGCCGCACCAGACCAAAGCCCCGCCCAGAGACGGTCAGCCGCAGAGTGCGCCGCAGGTGAGGCGGCCGCTGCACCCGTCACTCAGCCAGCAGCGCAGCCTGCAGCCGCTGTCCTTCCAGAACCCCGTCTACCACCTGAGTAACCCCGCCCACAGCCTGTCCACACGCTCCGCCCACTCGCTGCGGCAGGACTCCAGCTCCGAGAACCTGAGCACGGAGAGCTCGCACAACAGCCACAGCAACTCCGACGACTTTGGCAGCCAAGTGGGGGTCAAAGGTCGCGTGGCGTCCAACAGCAGCCTGGACGAGTCCGGCAGCAGGCGGAGCGTGCAGAGCGAGGAGTGTTCTACGCCGCGCCGACACGCGCCGCCAGACATCCCACCTGGTGTTGCCACAGCGGTCGCCATCCCCCGCCAGAGCACAACGGCAGGCACCGCCCATATCATCAaggtggagcagcagagcagaggggCCAGGACGCCGCGCTCGCTCCCTCACAGCGCCTCCctacgcagcagcagcagcgccaACACAGATCCCACGCCCACCCCTGCCCACGCCAGCCGCCAACAGGCCACCTGCTCTGCGGAGAACATGGCTCCGCCCCCGAGGAGTGCCACCAAGCCTCCACAGCAG GTGGCGTCTCCGGTGGAGGCAGTGGCAGTGGCGATGTCTCCGGTGGAGCGGACGGCAGCCTGGGTGCTCAACAATGGCCagtatgaggaggaggaggaggagggaggggagaggagccGAGAGGAGGGCAGGAACACTGAGAAG TATGAGCTGGAGATCTCCCGGCTGAAGGAGCGTCTGCGGGTGTCCGGGCGGCGTCTGGAGGAGTACGAGCGGCGTCTGCTGGCTCAGGAGCAGCAGATGCagaagctgctgctggagtACAAACACCGTCTGGAGGACAGCGAGGAGAGGCTGAggaggcagcaggaggagaaagACAGCCAGATGAAGAGCATCATCTGCAG gcTGATGGCGGTGGAGGAGGAGTTAAAGCGGGACCACGCAGAGATGCAAGCGGTGATTGAAGCCAAACAGAAGATCATTGACGCTCAG